In the genome of Bradyrhizobium ottawaense, the window CAGCCGCGGCGACCTTTGAGCGGCAATTGAGAGAGATCAGCAGTTCAGGTGTGGGTGGTGGAGCAATGCCGGCCGCCGCTGCGCTGCAGCCGGCTCAATCAACGGAGGTTTTGATAGGGAGGCAGTGCAATCAGATCCTTTACTCCGAGGATGCTCGCCTTATCTCGGGGCTTGAGAAGGCCCTTACGAAGGGCGGGGCCGCCAAAGGCACCACCAATAACTATTTACGTGTTCTTCGCGGCTTTGGCCATTGGCTCTCCGCAAATAACAAAAAGGGCATCTCTGCTCGGCTCGACGACAAAAAATCGCTGTCTCAAGATGCGCGCGAGTTCAGCGGAGAGGGTGAGCCCTGGAAACTTCTTACAGCAATAGGTCATCTCCGAAATTCGCAGTCGACCGGCGAAGTCGTGCCGATCACACGCCACGTTGAGGTAAATCCTTATCAGCAGGACGCGGAACTCATCAAAGAGTACCAAAACGAAGTAGCGTCAGAGATGGGCAAGAGGGATGCAACCGCTCTTCGCAATTTCAGCGACTACCTGCGTGACAACAACAAGAAGGGTATTGTTGGTCGGCTTCGCGGCGAGTTGTTAAATGAAGATGTTAAGAGCTATAAGAAAGTCTCCGCTTTTCGTTCGAAAATCGGTGTCGCGCTGGATCGTCTCCGAAAATCGTCGGCCGGCGCTAAGGCGATGGATCTCGAGCGCAATATTGATCCCGAAGACGCGGCCCTGAAGGAGTCGAGGCAGGTCGGCGACGCCGCTGCGCAGCACAGTTCGTCGCAGAAAGCTGGCAGTTGGCCAGAGGAATTGCTTCCTGCGGAAGGCCATGATCAGAATTTGCTTTTGGGGCCGATGGACGAACCCGGCGCGTCGTCCTCGGCGCCGCAGCCGACTCAGTCAACTGGGATTTTGAGAGGGAGGAGGAGACGGCCTCTTTATCCCGAGGATGCTGCCCTTATTTCGGGGCTTGAGAAGGCCCTCATCAAGGGCGGGGCCGCCGAAGGCACCGCCAAGGACCATGTACGTACTCTTCTCAGCTTTGGCCAGAGGCTCTACGCAAATAACAAAGATCCCATTGCTGCTCGGCTCGACGACGAAAAGTCACTGACCGCTGATGCGCGCGAGTTGTTCGAAAAGCGTCCCGCGACACTCCATAGGGCAATAGACCATCTCAGGACCTCGCGGTCGACGGGCGGAATCGTGCCGATCGCAGGCCGCACTGAGTTGCATCCTTATCCCCAGGACGCGGCACTCATCAAAGAGTACAAAAACGAAGTAGCGACAGATGCCGGCAAGAGGGATGCAACTGCTCTTCGCAATTTCAGCGACTACCTGCGTGACAACAACAGGCCGGGCATTGCTGCTGGGCTCGGCACGTCGTTTGATGGAGATGTCGAGAGCTATAGGAAGGTCGCCGGTGCTGATTCCAGGATTGGTGCCGCACTGGCTCGTCTCCGAAAATCGCAGGCCGGCGCTGAGGCGATGGAGCACGAGCGCCATATTGATCCCGAAGAGGCGGCCCTGAGGGAGTCGAGGCGGGTCGGCGACGCCGCTGCGCAGCACATTGCGTCGCAGAAGGGTGGCAGTTGGCCAGAGGAATTGCTTCCTGCGGAAGGCCATGATCAGGATTTGCTTTTGGGGCTGATGGATGAACCCGGCCCGTCGTCCTCGGCGCCGCAGTCGGCTCAGTCAACTTGGATTGTGATAGGGAAGAGGAAGCAGCCTCTTTATTCCGTGGATGCTCCCCTTATTTCGGGGCTTGAGAGGGCCCTCATCAAGGGCGGGTTCAGCAAATCCGCTGCCGAGCAGCACGGAGGTTCCCTTCGTAGCTTTAGCCGTTGGCTTTTCGCAAAAGAAAAACCGAGCATTCGTGATCGGCTCGACAATAAGTCGCTGACCGATGGCGGTGAGGTGCTCGAGTTCACCGGAGAGGGTAATCCAAAGAGACTCGTTCAGGCAATCGACTATCTCCGGACCTTGCGGTCGACGGGCGAAGTGCCGATCTCACGACGCGCTAAGCTGAATCCTCACCCCCAGAACGTGGCCTTTATCAATCCCGAAGACACGGTACTGATGGAGCCGAGGCGCGTCGACGCCGCCGCTGCGCAGCACAGCGCGTCGCAGGAAACTGGCCGTCGGCCAGAGGAGCTTCCCGCGGAAGGCCGCGATCAGGATTTGCTTTTGGGGCTGATGGACGAACCCCGCTCGTCGTCATCTCTCGAGCCAGCCGCGCGCCATGACCAGGCACCGGATCCCGGAGAGCCCGACCGCCAGCAGTCCCCGGACGAGCCGATGGCTGCGCTTGCCAGGAGCAACCGCCTGCCAAGCGAGGAGGTCCTCATCAACGATGAGCATGACACAGCTGAGTTGAGGCCAGCGAAGAGGCAGAGGACCCTAAACAATCCGCAAGGCGTTGCCGGCGAGCGGCAGCTGAGCGAGATCGCCAATTCAGGCGGCCAGCCGACACCGGCGCCTACCCATCAACAGGGTACGTCGTCATGGGAGACGCAGCCGATGCTGCTGCGGAGCGGCTACGAAGATGTCACGGCGCCGCATGCGGTCGCGATGTACGTCGGGGGCGCCGCTGCGCAGCACAGCGCGCGGCAGCGAGCTGTCAGTCGGCCATTGGTCCTCCCGGAAGGTTACGATCAGGATCTGCGCTTAATGGTGGAAGACGGCCCATCGTGGCCCGAGGTTCCTCCTGAGCAGGCGCAGGACATAGTCCAAGCTGGGCAGGAACCTGCCCGGCCGACCGTGGAAGCAGCGCCAACGCACTCTGCCAGGGCTCGCTCAAATACCTACGGCGGTATTGAGGTGTCGTTTAATCCGAATTCGCCCGCATCATTTGAGTTGCGTGACAATGCTTGGAGCCCGGCGCCTGGCTTTCCGCCGCCGTTTGCCGGGCCGGTACCGGGGCATCACCAGGGCGCTCAACAGCTCGGCTCGCCGCAGGGGCTTTCTCCGGTGTCCGCCCACTCGGACGATGACGCTTTGGCGTGGTTGAGCGAGGAGCTTGCGCGGCAGATGCAAGAACCGGCATCACCATCAACTGCCAGGGCTCAGGATCTCTATCGTGGATTTGAGGCACTCCTTGATCCGGATGTGGCCGAGTTGGATGACAGTGCTCACTTTGCGCCAGCGCCTTCTGCCAGGGCTTGCTCAGACACCTACGGCGGTCTTGAGGTATCGTTTAATCCGAATTCGCCCACATCATTTGAGTTGCGCGACAATGCTTGGAGCCGGGCGCCTGGCTTTCCGCCGCCGTTTGCCGGGCCGGTACCGGGGCATCACCAGGGCGCTCGACAGCTCGGCTCGCCGCAGGGGCTTTCTCCGGTGTCCGCCCACTCGGACGATGACGCTTTGGCGTGGTTGAGCGAGGAGCTTGCGCGGCAGATGCAAGAACCGGCATCACCATCAACTGCCAGGGCTCAGGATCTCTATCGTGGGTTTGGGGCACTGCTTGATCCGGATGCGGCCGAGTTGGATGACAGTGCTCACTTTGCGCCAGCGCCTTCTGCCAGGGCTCGTTCAGACACCTACGACGGTCTTCCATTGGTTGATCTGACCGCGCCCGCACCGTCCCCATTGCGCGACGATATCGTGCGGCGGTTTCCGATCACCTCCTCCGATGCTCAGATCGGGGCGTTGAATCCGATAGCCTTGTCCCATAACCGCGGGCTGGTGCTCGAGGACACGGAATGGCTGGGCGACGAGCATATCCTCAGGGATTACCAGCTTCAGGAGCTGGATTTGCAGAGGAGCGATTCGGATCTCGCCGCCCGGACGCGGTTCGTAGATCCCCTCGAAGCGCTGCGGCTGCGCCTGGGCGCGGAGAGCGACGTGCTACGCGTATTCCATCGCATCGTCCATGATCGGCGTGATAACGATACAGCCGACTTCCTGTTGCTGCCAGTGAACGATGCCAGTGCTACGGACCGCGGCAGGCATTGGTCGCTGCTGTTCGTTGATCGCAGCAACCGGCAACGGCCTGTCGCCTATCACTACGATTCCTACGGGAGATACAACGAGACGCATGCAAGACAACTCGCAGAAAGGCTGAACCTCGCCCTGCAGCCCGCCGGCATGGCCCAGCAGCAGAACACTTGTGATTGCGGCGTCTTTGTCGTGGACGGCACGCGGGAGCTGGTTAGGCAATTGGCGCAAGGACGGGAGCCAGACCAGCTGAACCTCAGCAACGTCGTTGCCAATCGGCAGGCACTGCAAGCGCGACTCAGGGGTTGATGTCGCCGTGGGCGGACCCTCGCGGCGCTTCTCTTTGAGCTTGAATGACGGCTGGAAGAAGTTCACCAGCAGGCGCGCCGCGGCGTAGAGACGTGCCATCACGCGGGCCGTCTCGCCCCCGTCGAAGCGCCCGTATCCGACGAGCCGCCGGACCACCGACAGCGCGATGCGGTTGTCGGCAAGGGCGAGCGCGCGACGCTGCGCTTCGGAAAGACCGGTCAGCTGACCGGCGCCTCGAGGAGACCGAGCTTTCGCGCGGCCAGGTATCGGCCTTCGCCCGCGATGATCGTGCCATCGCTGTCGACGAGCAGCGGGTACCGTCAAGTTAACGAATTGCAGCGGCCGAGGGGTAGACGACCGGCATGCCGACCGCCCGGGACCCTCTTTATCGCCGCCATCGCTTCCCATCGGAAGTGATCAGCTATGCCGTTTGGTTGTATTTCCGGTTTCCCAGCGGCTCATGAAGAAGCTCTTGAAATCCGCCGGCACGCCGCCGCGCGTGATGATCACGGACAAGCGTTCGCACGGCGCTGCGAGGGCGAAGATGGGCTTTTTCGTCGAACATCGCCAGCACAGAGCTCTCAACAATCGGGCTGAGAATTCTCATCAGCCGACGCGGCAACGCGGCGGATCATGAAGCGTTTCAAATCGTCCCGTCAGGCTCAACGGTTTCTGTCACTTCACGTTCCAGGCATCGTAAGTGGATCCGTAATCCCCGGGAAATTGACGAAACCTCAGACTCTCTCCTCAGCAGAGGTGTATCCGCGCCTGCGCTTGGCGCGCTCCAGCCGTCCGAATGCTTCGCCCGCTTCAGCGCTGGCATCGAAAGTCTGCACCATCGTCTGGCCGGTCGTGCCGATCCGGCCCCAGTCGCGGATCAGCGAGACCCCGCCGAACAAGGTCGGTTGGATCGAAAGCAAGTAAAACCGCCGCATGTTGCGGGTGGTGTCGATGCGGCGAAGGTGAAGCGGCCCTAGCTTAAGGTTCGGCATGCATGGATTCTCGCTTCCTGTGGAAGCGAGGTCCAATGCTTTCTATGAATCGATCAGGGCCAAACGATTCATTCTCTCGCTACATCAATTGCACCAGGCGGGTGTCTTCGGACTGTGGCGATGATGTGGAGGCTCCACGGCCCGATTTGAACCCCACCGTCTCGCGGCAAAACCGAGACCGCAGTCTGAACTGATCGAGAAGCTCACTGAATCGCGCCGGAGCTAGGTCCAAGCATTGTCGATCCAGCAGCCTCAGCAAGGTTTGAAAGCTGACTAGGTGACATCGGTGCAGCCGTTGAGCGATCGACGGAGCAATTGCGGACGAACGGGAAATCGAAGTCCGGACACGGGTGAATTATGGAATGACACCCGGGCACTTCTTTGCCGGTGCTGCTGCAGAGAATCAAGCGCGCGATGTGGTCGGACATCGCCGACCTGCGTCTGGCAGCCCGACCAACCTTATGGGGTGTTGAAGAAGCGCGCGGCCTCTTAAAGGCCGCATTCTCTGTGGTAGGGCAGTATCTGAAAGCGCGTATGGCCGCGCAACCTGAGGCGAGAGGAGGATTCCGATGTTCGAGGCTAAAGACTATCGCGTGTGCTGCCATCACTTTGTCACCCCGACCGACCGCGCCGTCTACCCGGCGCAAGAGCCCTTACTAACCTACTCTGAGGCCCTCCGGCAGGTGCAGACCGAGCAGGCCAAGGGCTACATGGTGGCCTGGGTCATCGATCGCACCGGAGCAGGCGCCACCAATGAGATTGGTGGTTCGAACGCATCGGTTCGACGTTGATCGTAAGCGCAGCTCTGGCCCTTGGATTGGCGCTTGACGTCTGTTTTGATTACGGTGTGAGCCGGCACGGCTTCCACTTTTCCGACAACGTTGACGCTGGCCTCAAGCGCCTGCCTGTCGTCGAACCACTTTTTAGAGCTTGATCACATGATCGCAGCCGCGCCGAAGATCGAAGAGGCTGCAATGCCGTTTCCACGCCGAGTCACAAGCAGAAGAAACTCAACCAGGACTCGCGCTGGTCAGCGTCATCAGAAACTGTGCACGCTCGACAGGACGATCGAGCCAGTGCGTCGAGGTCTATTCCTGCATAGGAGGACGCGGCGAGGCGGCGGGAAAGTTGGAAGGTTGGGATCCAGCAAGGTCCCGATTCGCGCGCTGTACCTCGGCGGTCCCAAACACGAGGACGCAGAGAGGTCTGTTTTGGGCGCGGGATTTTGGCTGGGACACGAGCCCGTCAGAGCGTTGCCGCCGCCGCTCTGAAATGGTCGGGAAACCTTCCGATCGTGCGAGACTCTTATCTAACCTCACTTGTGATCCGCTCCCCTCGAGACTTTTGGAAGATATCCCAACTGCCGTTCCAGAGCAGCTAAGGTTCGACGGGCCGAATCCAATCTCGCAGTCGCCTCGACCAGGTCGGCCCATGTTTTATCCGACCGTGCAACCGCCGTGGAGCCGGTCTCAAACAGGTTGTTGTTGAGATGCGGGGCCGCTTCGCCTCGCAGGGCACGCTCCAAATCGAGCAGGGTGCTCGTCAGCGCTCGATGCGCGCACGCGTCCTCTCGTTCCAGGTTTTCCGCCACGTCGAGCGCCGCACGATAGTGTCGTATCGCTGCAACGACTCTGCTCTCGAGGTCGGGCTCATCGCTCATCTGCTTTTCTCTCCACGAATCTTTGAGCAATTTGTGTCGGTCTGAACGAGCAAAAATTGTAAGCGGAGCTTTTCTCCCATTTGATTGACTGGTTTCGCTTCGGCTTTCGCTCTGCGATCCTTGGCTTGTCAGAGAGCCGAGAGGAGACTGAAGGCGATGGAACAATCGGGGGAGGAAGCCGAAGCTGATGGCTTTGTGGGGAAGCTTACGCGCCGGACGCGTTCTGGATGCCGGTTATGGTCTGCGGAGATCAAGGGGCGCGCTGTTTTCGAGAGCATGAAGCCCGACGCCCGGGTATGTGATGTCGCACGGCGTTATGGTGTGAAGGCCCAGCAGTTGACGACGTGGCGCAGATTGGCGCGTGCTGGCCGGCTCGCATTGGTCACGGACGACGCGGCGGATTTCGTGTCGATCGAGCTGAGCGATCCAGTGGCGTCAGGCAAGAGCGAGGGGCCCGTCGAGATTACGATTGGCAAGGTTTCGGTCCGCCTGGATGCGGACGTGTCGGCGGTGCGGATCGCGGAGATCGTGACTGCGATCGAGCGCGGCGCATGATCATTCCGGCGCAGGGACTGCGGATTGTGCTTGCTGTGCGTCCTGTTGACTTCCGGTGCGGGCACGACGCGCTGGCCGGTCTTGTGCAAAACACGCTTGGGCTCGATCCGCATTCGGGCCTGATCGTGGTTTTTCGTTCGAAGCGCGCCGACCGGCTGAAGATTTTGCTATGGGACGGCACGGGCCTCGTTTTGGTCTACAAGCGCCTTGGCCGCGATGGTCGTTTCGAGTGGCCGCAGATCAGCGACGGCGTCATGCATCTGACGCGCGTGCAGTTCGAAGCGCTGTTTGAAGGGCTGAACTGGAAGCGAGTGGGCGAACGGATTGTCGCGACGCCAGCTGCGGCGAACTGACTCAGACCCGACAACCTGTTTCGCGCGGGGCTTTGGGATGATAGCTTGCGGATGTGCCGCCGTCCCCCATTGATCCCGCCCGTCTTGCAGCGCTGCCCGCCGATTTGCGCGCGCTCTTCCGCGCGCAGGAAGCGATGATTGAAGCCGAGCGTCGTCGCGCAGACGATGAATGCTCGGCGCGCCTTCATGTCGAGAGTGAACTGGCTGCGTCCAAAGAGAGCGTCGAACGCCTCGAACTGCTCGTGAAGGAGTACGAGAGAGCTGGCCCCGGTTGTTTGGACAGCGCCCCGCTGGATTTAAGTGGATTCCTGCCGGGTTATGCTGAACGCGGGGCTTTACGATTTTGTCGTTGCGTCGGGAGGGCGTAGCCCGACCAGAGCGACGACAAAATCGTCGGCGACGGTCATGCGGCCATCACCATAGCTTGCGTGCCGAAGTAAGCCTCGTCGGGCGTGCGCCCGTCAAGGCTCGAGTGAGGGCGTCCCTGATTGTAGAAGGCCAGATACTTGGCAATTGACGCTCGCGCCTCGGACACGCTGTCGTAGGCGCGGAGATAAACTTCTTCGTATTTGACCGTGCGCCAGAGCCGCTCGACAAACACGTTGTCGCGCCAGGCGCCCTTGCCGTCCATGCTGATGGCGATCTTCGCGTCCAGCAGCACATCGGTGAACTCGAGGCTGGTGAACTGGCTGCCTGATCCGTGTTGAAAATCTCGGGCCTGCCGTGCTTCGCCAACGCCTCCTGGACCGCTTGGACGCAGAAGGCCGCCTCCATTGTGATCGAGACGCGATGGGCCAGGACCCGTCGGCTGAACACATCGACGACCGCCGCGAGATAGACGAAGCCACGCCGCATCGGAATGTAGGTGATGTCCATTGCCCACGCATGGTCGGGCCGCTCGATCTTCAATCCGCGCAACAGGTACGGGTAGATCTTGTGACCCGGAGCCGGCTTGCTCGTGTTCGGGCGACGATAGACCGCCTCGATCCCCATGCGCTTCATCAGCGTCGCGATGTGGCGGCGACCGGCGTATACCCCCTCCCGCCGCAGCAACGATCGCAGCATACGCGCTCCCGCGAAGGGATAATCGAGATGCAGCTCATCGAGCCGACGCATCAAGGCAAGGTCCTCGGCCGAAACTGGCCGAGGTTCATAGTAGACCGTGCTGCGAGCCAGCTTCAGGACCTTCGCCTGGCGCACGATAGAAAGATCATGACCGCGGTCGATCATCGCTTTGCGCTCAGCAGGCCCGCCTTGGTGAGCGCGCCGGACAAAAAATCGTTTTCCAACGCCAGCTCGCCGATCTTGGCATGTAACGCCTTCAAATCGACCGGCGTCTCGGCCGATGTCTTGTCATGCCCAAACACGCCGGCGGCGCCTTCCAGGAGCTGGTTTTTCCAGATCGTGATCTGGTTCGGATGAACATCAAACAGTTGCGCCAGCTCCGCCAGTGTCTTGTCTCCTTTGACCGCAGCCAAAGCAACCTTCGCCTTGAATGCCGGAGAATGCGTCCGGCGGCTCTTCTTCGTCATCTTCGCTCCTGATTCGCAGCAAGAATCCTCGCCGCTGTCAGGCAGAAAATCCACTCAAGCTACTGTCCGAATTTGCGGGGCCAGCTCTCTCGACGATGGTTGCGTTGAGTTGGACACCAATCCCGTCGAAAATCAAATCAGGCCGCTGACTCTGACGCGTAAAAATAGTTTATTTGCTGGTCACGACGAAGGTGGTCGTTCATGGGCGCGCATAGCTTCGCTCATCGCCACCTGCAAAATCAACAGCGTGGAGCCCTACGTCTGGATGAAAGCGACGCTCAAAGCGATCGCAACCGGTCACCCGCAGTCCCGGATCGACGAGCTGGTCGTTCGGCCGCACCTCGTAATTCTCCGTCGTTGCCGCCTCCATACCCCCCGCCAACGATTTGCAAACACGTTGATCAACAGACTGCAATCCCCACGCCAAACCTTTGCGAATGGGACGCGAACGTCGCTTACGGTTCTTCAGCGTCTGATGCCAGCGCTCGATCTTTCCCTGGGTCTGAGGATGGTACGGAGCGCCGCGCACGTGCTGCATGCCCTTCTGGTCGAGCCACTCGGACAGATCATCCGCCACGTAACTCGAACCATTGTCGCTGAGAAGCCTTGGCCGGTGCGCGACGGCGCCGTCGTCTTGTCCTTGATCTCGTTCGCGGCCTTGATCACCACATAGACCGGGCTGGTGATGAGGTCATGCGCCTTCAGCAGCCGATAGACCGACGCCTCGGATACAAAGTACTTTCGTTCGTCGGTGAACCGCACGGCCAGCTCGCGTGGCGACAGCTCAGGTAACTCCAGCGCCAGGTCGATGATCTAGTACCCGGAATCAGAGCTGAGTGATACGGCGGCCTTTGAAACGGCGTTGACGGACCTTTTTCTTGGTCCAGACGAAGGGCTCGGCTCTGTCGTTGTATGCGTTGACGTAGGCATCGATGTGTTCCTGAAGCTGCTTGAGGCTCGTGAAGGAGGTGCCGCTGAGCGACTGCCCCTGCAAGATGGAAAACCATACTTCGACCTGATTGAGCCATGACGCACTTGTCGGCGTGAAATGAAATTGCACGTTGGGGTGGGCCTTGAGCCAGTCCTCGTTCTTTTTATGGGTGTTGAGGTTGTCGAGGATGACGTGAAGCTTGCGGTTCGGAAAAGCCGCGGTGACGCTGTTCATGAAATCGAGAAACTCGACGCGGCGCCGGCGTTTTGAATGGGTCGCGATGATCTTTCCGGTGGCGACTTCGAGCGCCGCAAACAATGTTGTGGTGCCATGCCGCTTGTAATCGTGGCTTTGGCCGGTCAAGGCGCGGCCATTGGGCAACTTCAGATAACCCTGCGCTCGCTCCAAAGCCTGGATCGAGGGCTTCTCGTCCACGCACAGCACAATGGCCTTCGCCGGCGGCGCGACATAGAGGCCGACAACATCGGCGGCTTTGGCCGTAAAGTTCGGGTCGTTGCTCTCGCACCAGGACTTGCGAGCCACCAGGTCAATCTTGTGGCTGCGCAGGAACCGCCAG includes:
- a CDS encoding Ulp1 family isopeptidase; this translates as MDFPLTKSVHEQSGSTGPQESSPAAPSAAAATFERQLREISSSGVGGGAMPAAAALQPAQSTEVLIGRQCNQILYSEDARLISGLEKALTKGGAAKGTTNNYLRVLRGFGHWLSANNKKGISARLDDKKSLSQDAREFSGEGEPWKLLTAIGHLRNSQSTGEVVPITRHVEVNPYQQDAELIKEYQNEVASEMGKRDATALRNFSDYLRDNNKKGIVGRLRGELLNEDVKSYKKVSAFRSKIGVALDRLRKSSAGAKAMDLERNIDPEDAALKESRQVGDAAAQHSSSQKAGSWPEELLPAEGHDQNLLLGPMDEPGASSSAPQPTQSTGILRGRRRRPLYPEDAALISGLEKALIKGGAAEGTAKDHVRTLLSFGQRLYANNKDPIAARLDDEKSLTADARELFEKRPATLHRAIDHLRTSRSTGGIVPIAGRTELHPYPQDAALIKEYKNEVATDAGKRDATALRNFSDYLRDNNRPGIAAGLGTSFDGDVESYRKVAGADSRIGAALARLRKSQAGAEAMEHERHIDPEEAALRESRRVGDAAAQHIASQKGGSWPEELLPAEGHDQDLLLGLMDEPGPSSSAPQSAQSTWIVIGKRKQPLYSVDAPLISGLERALIKGGFSKSAAEQHGGSLRSFSRWLFAKEKPSIRDRLDNKSLTDGGEVLEFTGEGNPKRLVQAIDYLRTLRSTGEVPISRRAKLNPHPQNVAFINPEDTVLMEPRRVDAAAAQHSASQETGRRPEELPAEGRDQDLLLGLMDEPRSSSSLEPAARHDQAPDPGEPDRQQSPDEPMAALARSNRLPSEEVLINDEHDTAELRPAKRQRTLNNPQGVAGERQLSEIANSGGQPTPAPTHQQGTSSWETQPMLLRSGYEDVTAPHAVAMYVGGAAAQHSARQRAVSRPLVLPEGYDQDLRLMVEDGPSWPEVPPEQAQDIVQAGQEPARPTVEAAPTHSARARSNTYGGIEVSFNPNSPASFELRDNAWSPAPGFPPPFAGPVPGHHQGAQQLGSPQGLSPVSAHSDDDALAWLSEELARQMQEPASPSTARAQDLYRGFEALLDPDVAELDDSAHFAPAPSARACSDTYGGLEVSFNPNSPTSFELRDNAWSRAPGFPPPFAGPVPGHHQGARQLGSPQGLSPVSAHSDDDALAWLSEELARQMQEPASPSTARAQDLYRGFGALLDPDAAELDDSAHFAPAPSARARSDTYDGLPLVDLTAPAPSPLRDDIVRRFPITSSDAQIGALNPIALSHNRGLVLEDTEWLGDEHILRDYQLQELDLQRSDSDLAARTRFVDPLEALRLRLGAESDVLRVFHRIVHDRRDNDTADFLLLPVNDASATDRGRHWSLLFVDRSNRQRPVAYHYDSYGRYNETHARQLAERLNLALQPAGMAQQQNTCDCGVFVVDGTRELVRQLAQGREPDQLNLSNVVANRQALQARLRG
- a CDS encoding WGR domain-containing protein produces the protein MPNLKLGPLHLRRIDTTRNMRRFYLLSIQPTLFGGVSLIRDWGRIGTTGQTMVQTFDASAEAGEAFGRLERAKRRRGYTSAEERV
- a CDS encoding transposase, whose translation is MEQSGEEAEADGFVGKLTRRTRSGCRLWSAEIKGRAVFESMKPDARVCDVARRYGVKAQQLTTWRRLARAGRLALVTDDAADFVSIELSDPVASGKSEGPVEITIGKVSVRLDADVSAVRIAEIVTAIERGA
- the tnpB gene encoding IS66 family insertion sequence element accessory protein TnpB (TnpB, as the term is used for proteins encoded by IS66 family insertion elements, is considered an accessory protein, since TnpC, encoded by a neighboring gene, is a DDE family transposase.), translating into MIIPAQGLRIVLAVRPVDFRCGHDALAGLVQNTLGLDPHSGLIVVFRSKRADRLKILLWDGTGLVLVYKRLGRDGRFEWPQISDGVMHLTRVQFEALFEGLNWKRVGERIVATPAAAN
- a CDS encoding IS630-like element ISRj1 family transposase — translated: MIPEAREVHLSRKDRKVLEACCRSPVTLQRDLKRARIVLLAADGRSTRSIAKEVGVQPRIVSLWRHRYADHGLEGLQDKPRPGKQPIYTKTTDKRILKLLDKPPPQGFARWTGPLLAEALGDVDVQYVWRFLRSHKIDLVARKSWCESNDPNFTAKAADVVGLYVAPPAKAIVLCVDEKPSIQALERAQGYLKLPNGRALTGQSHDYKRHGTTTLFAALEVATGKIIATHSKRRRRVEFLDFMNSVTAAFPNRKLHVILDNLNTHKKNEDWLKAHPNVQFHFTPTSASWLNQVEVWFSILQGQSLSGTSFTSLKQLQEHIDAYVNAYNDRAEPFVWTKKKVRQRRFKGRRITQL